In Flavobacterium hankyongi, the genomic window GTTAAGAAAATCTTTGAACGATTACATATGCCATTAAACCATAAAATGAAATTTGTTCAAAAAATGGTTATTATGAGTTCACGACCTATCGTTTTGGCTCAAGATATAGTTACTGATAGTGCTGTACGTAGATTAGTTTTTGATGCTGGTGAAGATGTAGAGAGTTTGATGACTTTGTGTGAAGCCGATATTACCACCAAAAACCCTAAAAAGTTTCAGAAATATCATAACAACTTCAAGACTGTTCGTGAAAAAATAGTTGAAGTAGAGGAACGTGACAAAGTTCGGGTTTTTCAACCGCCAATTACCGGAGAAGAAATTATGGAGCTATTCAATTTAAAACCCTCACGTGAAATTGGTATTTTAAAAGAAGCTGTAAAAGAAGCAATTTTAGAAGGTGAAATCCCAAATGAATACCAAGCCGCATTTGATTTTGTAATGAAGAAGGCTGAAAGAATGGGATTGAAAAGAGTGAATTAAAAAATTATCAAGAATTCACAGACAATTTAAAATAGTATAGTGAATTCATGACAAAATAGTATGATATGAAACAAAACAAAGCCGTAATTTATTGGTTACTTTCGGGTTGTGTATTAGTTTTTATAATGGTCGTAGTGGGTGGAATTACCCGTTTGACCAATTCAGGGTTGTCTATGACCGATTGGCATTTAGTTACCGACACCTTTCCTCCTTTAACAGAAGAAAAATGGCAGAAAGCTTTTGATGCTTACAAGCAATTTCCTGAATATCAAAAAATTAACCAGTATCAAGAGGGTGGTTTTACTCTTTCTGATTATAAGTTTATTTATTTCTGGGAATGGTTTCACCGATTCATCGGACGTATTATAGGATTGGTATTCATTATACCATTCTTTTACTTTTTACTTAAAAAGAAGATTGACAAACCCACGCTCAAAAAATGTTTTATACTTCTGGGCATGGGAGCCTTACAAGGTTTTTTTGGTTGGTTCATGGTAAAAAGTGGATTGGTTGACAATCCGGATGTAAGCCATTTCAGATTATCATTGCATTTAACGTTTGCATTTTTAACATTTGCCTATACATTATGGGTGGCTTTAGACTTGATTTATCCAGAACGTAATGAAGTTATAGTTCCGTTGCGTAAAATTGCACGATTTGCTATTGTTTTCTTGTTGATTCAAATCATTTATGGTGGATTTGTTGCTGGTTTAAATGCAGGATTAATTCACAATCATTGGCCTTTGATGAGTGACGGACAGTTTTTTCATGAAAGTATTGCTTTAGAAAAAGATTCTTGGCTATTGCGTTTTACGGAAGGTAAAAGTGGCGTACAATTTGTGCACCGAACAATGGCTTATGTAGTAGTTGGATTAATTTTGTTCTTGTATTTCAAAAGTAAAAAATTCATTTTAACAACCACACAATGCAAAGGAATTCAAACTTTAGTCATTATTGTGTTTCTGCAATTTGCTCTGGGTGTTTTCACACTTTTATACAGTGTACCACTTTGGTTGGGATTAATCCATCAGGTAATGGCTTTCTTTTTATTGACTGCAATGACATTTACGTTGCATCGATTGAGTAAATAAATAAAAGAGAAACAACTATGAAGCTCAATCTCATAAAATGATTATTTTTTATTAATTAACCAATCCAATCCTTGAAATCGCCAACACGTTCACGAGCTACAATTACCTCATCTTCTTTGTAGGTAGGTAAAATAAGTTTTAAACGAGAGTTGCTATGCATTTGGATTTCTTTTATGGCTTTCATTGGTACAATGAATTTACGGGAAACGCGATAGAAGTCTTCTGGATTAAGTTCTGTTTCCAATTGCTCAAGAGTACCTTCGAGTAAGTAATCACGATTATCTAAAGTATGCAAATACGTTCCTTTATCTTGACTAAAGAAACATTCAACTTCTTGAATATCTATCAATTTTAATTGTTGCCCAATTTTTACTGTAAATCGCTTTTTATATTCTTTCTCAACAGGGTTAACTAGCATACGTTTTATCATTTCAAAATCTAAGGACAAATTTTGTGGTTGATTGCGTTGCTTGAATTTATTTATGGAAACTTCTAGTTCATCCTCGTCAATAGGTTTTAACAAATAATCGATGCTATTCAATTTAAAAGCGCGTAAAGCATACTCATCATAGGCAGTAGTAAAAATAACTGCGCTTTTAATATCAATAGTTTCGAAAATTTCAAACGACAAACCATCTGAAAGTTGAATATCTAAGAAAATCAAGTCAGGATGTGTGTTATCTTGGAACCAAATTACAGCTTCTTCTACAGAATGTAACATTTGATTGACTTGTAATCCTAATTTTTCAAGTTTTCGTTGCAATAAACGTGCCGCTGGCTTTTCGTCTTCTATAATGATAATATTCATTGTACTAGTTTAAAACTAAATTATTTCCATTTGTTTTGATTACTTCTCTCCTTTTCCATTAACTCCTGAATTTTTCTTTCTTCCCAGTTATTCCCTAAAATCAGGTTAGGTAAAAATACAGATAAACCATGGGCAAGTAACCCTAATCCCCAGAAAAAAGCGGTAAAAAAGTTATGCATTTGAAAATATGACTCTCCTGGATCTAAATCTTGAATATTTATGATAACAATCATAATGTTAATAACAAGGTAAACTATAGCATGGGTATAAAAACCTTTTACTCTCTTTACTCTTTTGTAAGCTTCAAAGTATTTTGCCTCTTCTTCGTTTGAAGGAACAAAATTTTTCATATTTCTACGATCAATTCGGCGTGCAGCACGACGATCAATTCTATCTTGAATACTCATACTTATTCGAATTTGTTTTGATTTTTCTTTTCATTTTCCATATACTCTCGGATTTTTCTTTCTTCCCAATCTTTACTCATAAAAGTAACATCTAAAGCTTTTAACCCATGAAATAACAATCCTATTCCCCAACCCAACATTGGCCAATAAAACCATAAATGTTCGGGTGAATATTTTAAATTGATAAATACCAAAAATGAGATTACACAGATGTAAGTAAAAAGATGTGTGTAAAATTCTTTTATATCTTTGACACGCTCTTTTGCGCGTTCATATCTTTTATATTCTTCGTTTAAATTTTCCATTATTCCCAGCGTTTTTTTGATTGATTATCTTTCTCTAAAATCTCATTAATTTTTCTTTGTTCCCAATTAGTTCCAAATAATTTCTCAGCAAACAATATTTTCAAGGTTTGAATGACGATAAAGAAAGTCCAACACCACATTACAAACTCATTTAAATATCTAATTGGAAAAAAGTTTAATGGAGCCCCAAAATAAGTCTTAGCAACATAAATTACAATTCCAACTGCATAAATAAACAAATTACCGTAGTATTTTTTAATTTTTTGAACTCTATCTCGAGCTTGTTCTATTCTTCTTTCTTCAGGGGTTTTATATTCTTCCATTAGTTCCATTTGTTGTTTTGTTGATCTTCCTTTTTAAGAATTTCTTGAATTTTACGTTCTTCCCAATTTTTCCCGTATCCAAAAACTTCAATAGCATGAAAAGTTAATCCCATTCCCCAACCTAACAATGGAAACCAAAACCATTGAAAACCAACACTTGTATTTAAGTTTATTGCTATTAAAATTGGTATTACACAACAGTAGGAAATTAAATTTCCATAAAATCCTTTCAACTGTTCTACTCGCTCTTTGGCTTTAACGTAAGCCATATTTTCGTTATATATATTTTGACTTTCCATGTATGCAACTTGTTTTGTTAAAATTGGAATCATAACTCTAAAGAATGATTCGTTTTCTTCTATTAATACTTTTCGTTCAGATATTAATCCGTAGCGATTTACAATATTTTGTAGCCCTACTCCTTTACGATCTTGAAGCACTTCTTTCTTTTGCAAATTGTTTTCTACTATCAGATAATTATTTTGGATATAAATTTTAATGTTCAGCGGTTTTTTTTCACTCACAACATTATGTTTAATTGTATTTTCTAAAAGTAATTGTAATGAAAGAGGAACTACTTTTGCTTCGTTATTACTAAAATCTGAAGGCAATTCGAAAGTTAAACTGTTTTCAAATCTCATTTTAAGCAAATTCATATAGGTTTTTGCAAATGATAATTCTTCATCAACCGAAACCAATTCTTTATCTTTTTGTTCTAAAACAT contains:
- a CDS encoding 2TM domain-containing protein; this encodes MSIQDRIDRRAARRIDRRNMKNFVPSNEEEAKYFEAYKRVKRVKGFYTHAIVYLVINIMIVIINIQDLDPGESYFQMHNFFTAFFWGLGLLAHGLSVFLPNLILGNNWEERKIQELMEKERSNQNKWK
- a CDS encoding 2TM domain-containing protein, which encodes MEEYKTPEERRIEQARDRVQKIKKYYGNLFIYAVGIVIYVAKTYFGAPLNFFPIRYLNEFVMWCWTFFIVIQTLKILFAEKLFGTNWEQRKINEILEKDNQSKKRWE
- a CDS encoding 2TM domain-containing protein, which gives rise to MKISNKEIGKVFFFGIIVFIIIQLINLAYGGEIKFNNHLLISFIYTMLYTFSLGYANKAVFIFLDKIFEENRFSLKRIIIGFFASFIVSLVVIFLLRITEDVIIEKKTFAEFIANENAGNYVFAIIITFMVSISLYAFHFYRAYQENKLKEQKVIAGTASAKFETLKNQIDPHFLFNSLNVLSSLIEENPESAQKFTTSLSKIYRYVLEQKDKELVSVDEELSFAKTYMNLLKMRFENSLTFELPSDFSNNEAKVVPLSLQLLLENTIKHNVVSEKKPLNIKIYIQNNYLIVENNLQKKEVLQDRKGVGLQNIVNRYGLISERKVLIEENESFFRVMIPILTKQVAYMESQNIYNENMAYVKAKERVEQLKGFYGNLISYCCVIPILIAINLNTSVGFQWFWFPLLGWGMGLTFHAIEVFGYGKNWEERKIQEILKKEDQQNNKWN
- a CDS encoding COX15/CtaA family protein produces the protein MKQNKAVIYWLLSGCVLVFIMVVVGGITRLTNSGLSMTDWHLVTDTFPPLTEEKWQKAFDAYKQFPEYQKINQYQEGGFTLSDYKFIYFWEWFHRFIGRIIGLVFIIPFFYFLLKKKIDKPTLKKCFILLGMGALQGFFGWFMVKSGLVDNPDVSHFRLSLHLTFAFLTFAYTLWVALDLIYPERNEVIVPLRKIARFAIVFLLIQIIYGGFVAGLNAGLIHNHWPLMSDGQFFHESIALEKDSWLLRFTEGKSGVQFVHRTMAYVVVGLILFLYFKSKKFILTTTQCKGIQTLVIIVFLQFALGVFTLLYSVPLWLGLIHQVMAFFLLTAMTFTLHRLSK
- a CDS encoding LytR/AlgR family response regulator transcription factor, with the translated sequence MNIIIIEDEKPAARLLQRKLEKLGLQVNQMLHSVEEAVIWFQDNTHPDLIFLDIQLSDGLSFEIFETIDIKSAVIFTTAYDEYALRAFKLNSIDYLLKPIDEDELEVSINKFKQRNQPQNLSLDFEMIKRMLVNPVEKEYKKRFTVKIGQQLKLIDIQEVECFFSQDKGTYLHTLDNRDYLLEGTLEQLETELNPEDFYRVSRKFIVPMKAIKEIQMHSNSRLKLILPTYKEDEVIVARERVGDFKDWIG
- a CDS encoding 2TM domain-containing protein, coding for MENLNEEYKRYERAKERVKDIKEFYTHLFTYICVISFLVFINLKYSPEHLWFYWPMLGWGIGLLFHGLKALDVTFMSKDWEERKIREYMENEKKNQNKFE